In Terriglobia bacterium, the following proteins share a genomic window:
- a CDS encoding cytochrome c maturation protein CcmE produces the protein MSDLKSRLTYIRFGVAIAIVIVSLGYLAFTGVQESKSYYVTIKELRDMNDSRYAKRLRVAGNVVPGTIKRQGSRVEFALKENDLTLPVVYLGTEAPPDTFKDDSQAMAEGRFGRDGIFHANQLQAKCASKYAPAPDQPGAPGSQPTNAPAKPMQKAQAGTLTTAGLAQ, from the coding sequence ATGTCTGACTTGAAAAGCCGCCTTACCTACATTCGATTTGGCGTTGCTATCGCCATCGTAATCGTCTCGCTCGGCTACCTCGCCTTTACCGGCGTGCAGGAGAGCAAGAGCTATTACGTGACCATCAAGGAGCTGCGCGACATGAACGACAGCCGCTACGCCAAGCGGCTGCGCGTCGCCGGCAACGTCGTACCCGGCACCATCAAGCGCCAGGGCTCGCGCGTGGAATTCGCGCTCAAGGAGAACGATCTGACCCTGCCCGTGGTGTACTTAGGCACTGAGGCCCCGCCGGACACCTTCAAGGACGATTCGCAGGCCATGGCCGAGGGCCGCTTCGGACGCGATGGCATCTTTCACGCCAACCAACTCCAGGCTAAGTGTGCCTCAAAGTACGCGCCCGCGCCCGACCAGCCCGGCGCACCCGGCTCGCAGCCCACCAATGCCCCGGCCAAGCCGATGCAGAAAGCCCAGGCCGGAACCCTTACCACCGCCGGTCTTGCGCAGTGA
- a CDS encoding twin-arginine translocase TatA/TatE family subunit: MGEIGLPELLVIFGIALLIFGPRKIGELGKGLGEGIRGFKSALSGEEKKEPPKDESKQEPVETKQA, encoded by the coding sequence GTGGGCGAAATCGGACTTCCCGAACTGCTGGTCATCTTCGGCATTGCCCTGCTGATCTTCGGCCCGCGCAAGATTGGCGAGCTGGGCAAAGGTCTGGGCGAAGGCATCCGCGGGTTCAAATCCGCGCTTTCTGGCGAAGAGAAGAAAGAGCCACCCAAGGATGAGTCCAAGCAAGAGCCTGTCGAAACCAAGCAGGCCTGA
- a CDS encoding cytochrome c family protein, giving the protein MKSSKLFIVMLGFALLVVMCGLAFTADKTPQDTYILKGNPMGGVKFMHSAHAKDRKIKCETCHHASKPEKPATAKQQACSDCHTKVAVAPMKTTYKLAFHDAMAKKGTCIDCHTAENAKGKKAPTKCTECHQKANV; this is encoded by the coding sequence GTGAAGAGTTCGAAACTGTTTATTGTAATGTTGGGCTTCGCCCTGCTGGTGGTCATGTGCGGCCTCGCCTTTACCGCGGATAAGACCCCGCAGGACACTTACATCCTCAAGGGCAATCCCATGGGCGGCGTGAAATTCATGCATTCAGCTCACGCCAAGGACCGCAAGATCAAGTGCGAGACCTGCCACCACGCGTCCAAGCCGGAAAAACCGGCTACCGCCAAACAGCAGGCTTGCAGCGACTGCCACACCAAGGTGGCTGTGGCTCCGATGAAAACCACCTACAAGCTCGCATTCCACGATGCGATGGCCAAGAAAGGCACCTGCATTGATTGTCACACGGCCGAGAACGCCAAGGGCAAGAAGGCCCCGACCAAATGCACGGAATGCCACCAGAAAGCCAACGTCTGA
- a CDS encoding tetratricopeptide repeat protein, whose translation MRAAALIVLSIIAYFPALGGGFIWDDRMYLTQGSLMRSPLWRLWFAPDAIDYLPLTYTLYRLQWSIWRDSATAFHAVNVLLHGGAVAMLWRVLRRLEVRGAWIAAAIFAVHPVCAESVAWVAEEKNPLSLLLAAVALLLYLDSNTRPRRYWPAVAAFALALCAKPAVIMLPVVLLLLAWWKRGAVARVDGLRSAPFFALSAVFAVVTIWYQQRAIGTERIPLGGLDTRVAQAIRAAWFYLSKLLVPRELIFFNPRWRHSGLDALTVASLVPLIALAALLWRMRARWGRGPLVALACYVAMLLPVLGLLDMAWMQFAPVADHYQYPAMIAPIALVVSAVANLARPRARVGRESMSHSGNARFAKVAHPAMAAAVIVVLGALTFMQARNYKGEDTLWRATIMRNPQAWAAWAGLGLTASERGDLTTAIANLKRAAELNPEYSAVHNNLGAAYQRSGDIKRALAEYSAAARINPELPEPQYNLGVLLIEQKRPAEAEPHLARAVELMPASAVAEVKLGSALLVQGKLEGAAQHLSHAAHMDPTSFEAHAYLAECLRKQGKSEQAFAEYQKAIALRGQ comes from the coding sequence TTGCGCGCCGCGGCGCTGATCGTGCTCTCGATCATCGCCTACTTTCCCGCGCTGGGCGGTGGATTCATCTGGGACGATCGCATGTACCTGACGCAGGGCAGCCTGATGCGCTCCCCGCTCTGGCGCCTGTGGTTCGCGCCGGACGCGATTGATTACCTGCCGCTCACCTACACTCTGTACCGGCTGCAATGGAGCATCTGGCGCGACAGCGCGACCGCGTTCCACGCAGTGAACGTGCTGCTCCACGGCGGAGCCGTGGCGATGCTGTGGCGCGTGCTGCGCCGGCTGGAGGTGCGCGGCGCATGGATCGCCGCGGCCATCTTCGCGGTGCATCCGGTGTGCGCGGAATCGGTGGCGTGGGTGGCGGAGGAGAAGAACCCGTTGTCGCTGCTGCTCGCGGCAGTCGCGTTGCTGCTCTACCTGGATTCCAACACGCGCCCGCGAAGGTATTGGCCAGCGGTGGCGGCGTTTGCGTTGGCGCTGTGCGCCAAACCTGCGGTAATCATGCTGCCGGTGGTCCTGCTGCTGCTGGCGTGGTGGAAGCGTGGCGCGGTCGCGCGCGTCGACGGGTTGCGCAGCGCGCCGTTCTTTGCGCTGTCGGCGGTGTTTGCGGTGGTCACGATCTGGTATCAGCAGCGCGCCATCGGCACGGAACGCATTCCGCTCGGCGGCTTGGACACAAGAGTTGCGCAGGCAATCAGGGCCGCGTGGTTCTACTTGTCGAAGCTGTTGGTTCCGCGCGAGCTGATTTTCTTCAACCCGCGATGGCGGCACAGCGGGCTTGATGCGCTCACGGTCGCAAGCCTCGTCCCGCTGATTGCGCTGGCGGCACTATTGTGGAGAATGCGCGCGCGCTGGGGACGCGGGCCCCTGGTGGCGCTGGCCTGCTACGTTGCCATGCTGCTGCCGGTCCTTGGGTTGCTCGACATGGCGTGGATGCAATTCGCGCCGGTCGCCGACCATTACCAGTATCCGGCAATGATTGCCCCGATCGCCCTGGTGGTTTCGGCGGTTGCGAATCTCGCCCGGCCGCGTGCCAGAGTGGGACGCGAAAGCATGAGCCATTCCGGAAACGCGCGATTCGCCAAGGTGGCGCACCCGGCGATGGCCGCCGCCGTCATAGTGGTGCTCGGCGCCCTCACGTTCATGCAGGCCCGGAACTATAAGGGCGAGGACACGCTGTGGCGAGCGACGATCATGCGCAATCCGCAGGCGTGGGCGGCGTGGGCCGGACTGGGATTGACGGCCAGCGAGCGCGGCGATCTGACTACCGCCATCGCAAACCTGAAGCGCGCGGCGGAGTTGAACCCGGAGTATTCGGCAGTGCACAACAATCTCGGAGCGGCATATCAGAGAAGCGGCGACATCAAGCGGGCGCTCGCGGAATACTCAGCGGCGGCGCGAATCAACCCCGAACTTCCGGAGCCGCAGTACAACCTCGGCGTGCTGCTGATCGAGCAGAAGCGCCCCGCGGAAGCGGAGCCGCACTTGGCGCGCGCGGTCGAGTTGATGCCGGCGAGCGCCGTTGCCGAGGTGAAACTTGGTTCGGCGCTGCTGGTACAGGGAAAGCTGGAGGGCGCGGCGCAGCACCTCTCGCACGCCGCGCATATGGATCCGACCAGTTTCGAGGCGCACGCCTACCTGGCAGAGTGTTTGCGCAAGCAGGGAAAGTCCGAGCAAGCATTCGCGGAATATCAAAAGGCCATTGCGTTACGGGGACAATAA
- a CDS encoding isoprenylcysteine carboxylmethyltransferase family protein: protein MLAGAAIGLTCVATFVFRGRGTPAPFDPPRQFVAVGLYRYVRNPMYIGGSVLLAGFALFLRSGAALLFCLPWLLLGHIFVLLYEEPTLRRKFGATYEEYCRTVPRWIPRKPRRGADAGGRP, encoded by the coding sequence ATGCTCGCCGGCGCGGCGATTGGGCTGACGTGCGTCGCCACGTTCGTCTTCCGCGGCCGCGGCACTCCGGCGCCCTTTGATCCGCCACGCCAGTTTGTTGCTGTTGGACTGTACCGCTACGTGCGCAATCCCATGTACATCGGCGGCTCAGTGCTGCTGGCGGGCTTTGCGCTCTTCCTTCGCTCCGGTGCAGCCCTGCTGTTTTGTCTGCCATGGCTATTGCTGGGTCACATTTTCGTCTTGCTCTACGAAGAACCGACGCTGCGGAGAAAATTCGGCGCCACCTATGAAGAGTACTGCCGGACGGTCCCGCGCTGGATTCCGCGAAAACCCCGGCGCGGCGCCGATGCGGGAGGACGCCCATGA
- a CDS encoding DinB family protein, whose translation MTRQTVLLLLLVCLAAQGLFAQQVPEGVGQGYDGEFGHVSRQLIALAEATPAEKFAWRPAPGVRSTSEVYMHIVSANFYLLSMTGPGTKMPADLKPDMAKAVTAKAEVIDWLKRSLDAVKSAHAAAKPADLDRKVTLFKRETTADAVFLRLIIHNNEHMGQLVAYARMSGVVPPWSKE comes from the coding sequence ATGACAAGACAAACCGTATTGCTGCTCTTGCTGGTCTGCCTGGCCGCACAAGGACTGTTTGCCCAGCAAGTACCGGAGGGCGTTGGTCAGGGTTATGACGGGGAGTTCGGGCATGTTTCCCGGCAACTGATCGCACTCGCCGAAGCGACTCCCGCCGAGAAATTCGCCTGGCGCCCGGCGCCGGGCGTGCGCTCCACCAGCGAAGTGTACATGCACATCGTTTCCGCCAATTTCTACCTGCTCAGCATGACGGGACCAGGAACCAAGATGCCCGCCGACTTGAAGCCAGACATGGCGAAAGCCGTTACCGCCAAGGCCGAGGTTATCGACTGGCTGAAGCGCTCGCTGGACGCCGTCAAGTCCGCCCATGCAGCCGCCAAGCCCGCCGACCTCGATCGCAAGGTCACGCTCTTCAAGCGAGAGACCACCGCGGACGCTGTCTTCCTGCGTCTGATCATTCACAACAATGAACACATGGGGCAGTTGGTCGCCTACGCGCGCATGAGCGGAGTTGTGCCGCCTTGGTCGAAGGAGTAG
- the ccsA gene encoding cytochrome c biogenesis protein CcsA, translating to MKSAFSIFALITLALLSYGLYQGLIVAPKEMTMGDVQRIFYYHVPSAWTAFLCFFANFVASLWYLASRNLKADAVALSTAEVGVVFCTVVLVTGPIWAKPIWGIWWTWDARLTSTLVLWLIYVSYLLLRRYSTAGQNPVLASVLAIFGAVDVVFVYMAIRWFRTQHPQPVIGGGQGSGIDPRMMQALLINWFGFLALAFLVLWIRYRLERLRQQVEEAHAMRAIAGVKGVAR from the coding sequence ATGAAATCGGCCTTCTCCATCTTCGCCCTCATCACCCTCGCGCTGCTCTCCTATGGGCTCTACCAGGGACTGATCGTCGCTCCCAAGGAAATGACCATGGGCGACGTGCAGCGCATTTTTTACTACCACGTGCCCTCGGCCTGGACGGCGTTCCTCTGCTTCTTCGCTAACTTTGTTGCCTCCCTCTGGTATCTAGCCTCGCGCAACTTGAAGGCCGATGCCGTTGCCCTCTCCACCGCGGAAGTGGGCGTGGTGTTTTGTACGGTCGTGCTGGTCACCGGGCCCATCTGGGCGAAGCCGATATGGGGCATCTGGTGGACTTGGGACGCGCGCCTCACCTCCACCCTGGTTCTCTGGCTCATCTACGTCAGCTACCTGCTGCTGCGCCGCTATTCGACCGCCGGGCAGAACCCTGTGCTCGCCTCGGTGCTCGCTATTTTCGGCGCGGTTGACGTGGTCTTCGTCTACATGGCCATCCGCTGGTTCCGCACCCAGCATCCGCAGCCGGTGATCGGCGGCGGCCAGGGTTCCGGCATTGATCCGCGCATGATGCAGGCCCTGCTCATCAACTGGTTCGGATTCCTGGCGCTCGCATTCCTGGTGCTCTGGATCCGCTACCGGCTCGAGCGGCTGCGCCAGCAGGTGGAAGAGGCGCACGCCATGAGAGCGATCGCCGGCGTGAAAGGAGTAGCGCGATGA
- a CDS encoding ABC transporter ATP-binding protein: MSLSQPTITDPESAPAIVLSEVTKLYGRFAALRGVSAEFVSARLYLVLGDNGAGKSTLLRAIAGLMRPSRGTVSVLGSSLPRSVAAQIGYMAHAPLLYDEMDGMENLRYFAQLYGIRGDERCAEVMRAVGLDPALPRRVGQYSQGMRQRLSLARAILNNPVVVLLDEPFSNVDIVSAREMVRLLGEMRDAGKAVFVVTHQPALLDGVADESIFMDAGVITERRTQVRDELPSPRVS, from the coding sequence GTGAGCCTTTCGCAACCAACGATAACTGATCCGGAATCCGCGCCCGCCATCGTCCTCAGCGAGGTCACCAAACTGTACGGGCGCTTTGCCGCCCTGCGCGGCGTCAGCGCCGAGTTCGTGTCTGCCCGCCTCTATCTTGTACTTGGCGACAATGGGGCAGGGAAGTCGACTCTGCTGCGCGCCATCGCCGGCCTGATGCGCCCCTCACGCGGCACGGTCAGCGTGCTCGGCTCCTCGCTACCGCGTTCCGTCGCCGCCCAGATTGGCTACATGGCGCACGCCCCGCTGCTCTACGACGAAATGGACGGCATGGAGAACCTGCGCTACTTCGCGCAACTCTATGGCATCCGCGGCGACGAGCGCTGCGCCGAGGTCATGCGCGCCGTCGGCCTTGATCCCGCTCTCCCGCGCCGCGTCGGCCAGTATTCACAGGGCATGCGGCAGCGGCTGTCGCTGGCCCGCGCCATCCTCAATAACCCCGTCGTGGTCCTGCTCGATGAGCCCTTCTCCAACGTGGACATCGTGTCCGCCCGCGAGATGGTCCGCCTGCTTGGCGAAATGCGCGACGCCGGGAAAGCGGTTTTTGTGGTAACCCACCAGCCCGCCCTGCTCGACGGCGTGGCCGACGAATCCATCTTCATGGACGCCGGCGTGATCACCGAGCGCCGCACCCAGGTTCGCGACGAGCTGCCTTCGCCGAGGGTTTCGTGA
- a CDS encoding transketolase family protein: MGVATREAYGQALVELGRANPNVVALDADLAKSTYSAKFGKEFPDRFFTVGIAEANMVGMAGGLALNGKIPFASSFAVFLMDKGYDQLRMSVAYPHVNAKFVGSHGGISIGEDGPSQMAVEDLALACGLAGFVVLIPSDEFCARALVHRMAEWNGPCYMRTGRPKAPILYTAEDKFEIGRAKQHGVGRDVAIVACGLEVGYALQAQAQLEDEGISARVLDMHTVKPLDDEAVAGAARECGAIVTAEEHLLDGGLGAQVAKSVAASHPVPMEFVGIQNTYAESGTPDQLMEKYGLTAPHIVSAVKRVLKRKEPKAMAHM, encoded by the coding sequence ATGGGCGTAGCCACGCGCGAGGCCTACGGACAGGCGCTGGTGGAGTTGGGCCGGGCCAATCCCAACGTGGTTGCCCTCGATGCCGACCTCGCCAAGTCCACCTACAGCGCGAAATTCGGCAAGGAATTTCCCGACCGCTTCTTCACCGTCGGCATCGCCGAGGCCAACATGGTCGGCATGGCGGGCGGACTGGCGCTCAACGGAAAAATTCCCTTTGCGTCGTCCTTCGCTGTCTTCCTCATGGACAAGGGCTACGACCAGTTGCGCATGTCGGTGGCGTACCCGCACGTTAACGCCAAGTTCGTCGGCTCGCACGGCGGCATTTCCATTGGCGAGGACGGCCCCAGCCAGATGGCCGTCGAAGACCTCGCGCTGGCCTGCGGCTTGGCCGGGTTCGTGGTGCTCATACCTTCCGACGAGTTTTGTGCTCGCGCCCTGGTGCACCGCATGGCCGAGTGGAATGGCCCCTGCTACATGCGCACCGGACGCCCCAAGGCGCCTATCCTTTACACCGCAGAAGATAAGTTTGAAATCGGCAGAGCCAAGCAACACGGAGTTGGACGCGACGTCGCCATCGTCGCCTGCGGCTTGGAAGTCGGTTACGCGTTGCAAGCCCAGGCGCAACTGGAAGACGAGGGCATTTCCGCGCGCGTGCTCGACATGCACACCGTCAAGCCGCTTGACGATGAGGCTGTGGCCGGCGCGGCGCGCGAGTGCGGCGCCATCGTTACCGCCGAGGAGCATCTGCTCGACGGCGGCCTGGGCGCGCAGGTGGCGAAATCCGTCGCCGCTTCGCATCCCGTGCCCATGGAGTTCGTCGGCATCCAGAATACCTATGCCGAATCCGGCACACCCGACCAGTTGATGGAAAAGTACGGACTGACTGCGCCGCACATCGTTTCCGCAGTGAAACGCGTCCTGAAAAGGAAAGAACCGAAGGCCATGGCACACATGTGA
- a CDS encoding formylglycine-generating enzyme family protein, protein MGVSKTTGVRETTVAEPVMVRVPEGWFWMGSDEGLDCERPRHRVWVDGIEMAALQVTHRDYARYLSTTGAVPPPYFDNPDFSDPEQPVVAVSWSEAVAYCEWLSAATGRQYRLPTETEWERAARGGADDKPYPWGDEPPQSRAGYASKWKTGPEPVGHSEPNAYGLYEMCENVHEWCGDWFDASYYLHSPERNPRGPENGSRRASRGGSWRHHVKNSKCHTRSSIPPEFQYADYGFRLVRSR, encoded by the coding sequence ATGGGTGTTTCCAAAACCACAGGTGTGCGCGAAACCACAGTTGCCGAACCGGTGATGGTGCGCGTGCCCGAAGGCTGGTTCTGGATGGGCAGCGACGAGGGCCTGGACTGCGAGCGTCCGCGGCATCGAGTGTGGGTGGATGGAATCGAGATGGCCGCATTGCAGGTCACCCATCGTGACTACGCGCGCTACCTGAGCACGACTGGCGCGGTGCCGCCTCCGTATTTCGACAATCCGGATTTCAGCGATCCCGAGCAGCCCGTAGTGGCGGTGTCGTGGTCCGAGGCGGTGGCGTACTGCGAGTGGCTGAGCGCGGCAACGGGGCGGCAGTATCGCCTGCCGACGGAGACGGAGTGGGAGCGGGCGGCGCGCGGGGGAGCAGACGACAAGCCGTATCCGTGGGGTGACGAGCCGCCGCAGTCGCGTGCGGGATATGCGTCAAAGTGGAAGACGGGCCCGGAGCCGGTGGGGCACAGCGAGCCGAATGCATACGGCTTGTACGAGATGTGCGAGAACGTGCACGAGTGGTGCGGCGACTGGTTCGACGCTTCCTACTACTTGCATTCGCCGGAGCGCAATCCGCGCGGGCCGGAGAACGGTTCGAGGCGGGCGTCGAGGGGTGGCTCGTGGAGGCACCACGTCAAGAATTCCAAGTGCCATACCAGATCGAGCATTCCGCCGGAGTTTCAGTATGCGGATTATGGGTTTCGGCTAGTTCGCAGTCGGTAG
- a CDS encoding heme exporter protein CcmB: protein MSAFLPVLRVTLAKDMRLEWRSKDAINSMLFFALLVVVIFSFSFDLTAEESRRIAGGLVWVALLFAAVVALNQTWARELRNQVLDAYRVSPAPAESLFLAKAIGNFLFVIILVALMTPLFVVFYDLRSVGPAYQLVFAAVLGTWALVVNGTFFAAMSIRTRSREVMLPLLLFPISIPALLAMVAATTAILTGDNSPYLPLVFLAVYDIVFTIVGFFLFETVLHAE, encoded by the coding sequence ATGAGCGCGTTCCTTCCCGTCCTCCGCGTCACCCTGGCCAAGGACATGCGCCTGGAATGGCGCTCCAAGGACGCCATCAACTCGATGCTGTTTTTTGCCCTGCTGGTAGTGGTGATCTTCAGCTTTTCTTTCGACCTCACGGCCGAAGAATCCCGCCGCATTGCCGGCGGACTGGTGTGGGTAGCACTGCTGTTCGCTGCCGTGGTCGCGCTCAATCAGACCTGGGCGCGCGAGTTGCGCAATCAAGTGCTGGACGCCTACCGCGTATCCCCCGCGCCCGCCGAATCGCTGTTCCTGGCCAAGGCGATCGGCAACTTTCTCTTCGTCATCATCCTGGTGGCGCTGATGACGCCGCTGTTCGTCGTCTTCTACGACCTGCGCAGCGTCGGACCTGCCTATCAACTGGTTTTCGCCGCGGTGCTGGGGACTTGGGCGCTGGTGGTGAATGGCACGTTTTTCGCGGCGATGTCCATCCGTACCCGCAGTCGAGAAGTCATGCTGCCGCTGCTGTTGTTCCCCATCTCGATCCCCGCGCTGCTGGCCATGGTCGCGGCCACGACCGCCATTCTCACCGGCGACAACTCGCCCTACCTCCCGCTCGTCTTCCTCGCCGTGTACGATATAGTGTTCACCATCGTGGGATTTTTCCTGTTCGAAACGGTGTTGCACGCGGAATGA
- the thiC gene encoding phosphomethylpyrimidine synthase ThiC, with product MSKVTDNGNGHGSNWIPKPRAEWIARRREEATRAGDDNLSQMHYARQGRISEEMGFVAERERLAPNLVRDEVAAGRMIIPANINHPELEPMAIGVASRCKINSNIGNSAVTSNIDEELRKLHTSVHYGADTVMDLSTGGGIHEIREAILRHSPVPIGTVPIYEAIARVKRLEDLNADLMLEVIEEQAAQGVDYMTIHAGVLIQYLPLVSKRITGIVSRGGAILAQWMAHHHRQNFLYERFEDICKIFKKYDVSFSLGDGLRPGSVADASDEAQFAELKTLGELTAIAWKHDVQVMIEGPGHIPIDKIKEQVDKEVEMCYGAPFYTLGPLVTDIAPGYDHITSAIGAAMIGWYGAAMLCYVTPKEHLGLPNDKDVKDGIIAYKIAAHAADIARHRPGARDRDDALSYARYTFDWEKQFELSLDPETARSMHDETLPDKYYKEAAFCSMCGPKFCSMNYSAKVDEYNKQVHGIEKKDYSELVNKLVAIK from the coding sequence ATGAGTAAAGTTACGGACAACGGAAACGGGCACGGCAGCAACTGGATTCCCAAGCCACGGGCGGAGTGGATCGCAAGGCGGCGCGAGGAGGCCACGCGCGCCGGGGACGACAATCTCTCGCAGATGCACTACGCGCGCCAGGGCAGGATCAGTGAGGAAATGGGGTTCGTGGCCGAGCGCGAGCGGCTGGCTCCGAACTTGGTTCGCGACGAGGTGGCCGCCGGGCGCATGATCATTCCCGCCAACATCAACCATCCCGAGCTGGAGCCGATGGCGATCGGCGTGGCGTCGAGATGCAAGATCAACTCCAATATCGGCAACTCCGCCGTGACCTCCAATATTGACGAGGAACTGCGCAAACTGCACACCTCCGTGCACTACGGCGCGGACACGGTGATGGACCTGTCCACCGGCGGCGGCATCCACGAGATCCGCGAGGCCATCCTGCGGCACTCGCCGGTGCCCATCGGCACCGTGCCGATTTACGAGGCCATCGCGCGCGTCAAGCGGCTGGAAGACTTGAACGCCGACCTGATGCTGGAAGTCATCGAGGAGCAGGCGGCGCAGGGCGTGGACTACATGACCATCCACGCCGGGGTGCTGATTCAGTACCTGCCTCTGGTGTCGAAGCGCATCACCGGCATCGTCAGCCGCGGCGGGGCCATCCTGGCGCAGTGGATGGCGCATCATCACCGGCAGAATTTCCTCTATGAGCGTTTTGAGGACATCTGCAAGATCTTCAAGAAGTACGACGTCAGCTTTTCGCTCGGCGACGGGCTGCGCCCTGGCAGCGTGGCCGATGCCAGCGACGAGGCGCAGTTCGCCGAACTGAAAACGCTGGGCGAGCTGACTGCCATCGCCTGGAAGCACGATGTGCAGGTCATGATCGAAGGCCCCGGTCACATCCCGATCGACAAGATCAAGGAGCAGGTGGATAAGGAAGTGGAGATGTGCTACGGCGCGCCGTTCTATACGCTGGGGCCGCTGGTCACCGACATCGCGCCGGGCTACGACCACATCACCTCCGCCATCGGCGCGGCCATGATCGGCTGGTACGGTGCGGCCATGCTGTGCTACGTCACCCCCAAGGAACACCTGGGGCTGCCCAACGACAAGGACGTCAAGGACGGCATTATCGCCTACAAGATCGCGGCCCATGCCGCCGACATCGCGCGGCACCGTCCGGGCGCACGCGATCGCGACGACGCGCTCAGCTATGCGCGCTACACCTTCGATTGGGAAAAGCAGTTCGAGCTTTCCCTGGATCCCGAAACGGCCCGATCCATGCACGACGAAACGCTTCCCGACAAGTACTACAAGGAGGCGGCGTTCTGCTCGATGTGCGGCCCGAAATTCTGCTCCATGAACTACTCGGCCAAGGTGGACGAGTACAACAAGCAGGTGCACGGCATCGAGAAGAAGGACTACTCGGAGCTGGTGAACAAGCTGGTGGCGATCAAATAG
- a CDS encoding TIGR03617 family F420-dependent LLM class oxidoreductase produces MKLDIGLRDYDLGTVAAYARQVESAGCDCLWTSETQHDPFLPLAAAAAATSKIKLGTSIAVAFPRSPMVLAYTAWDLQKASAGRFILGLGSQVRAHNQRRFSVKFEAPGPKLREVVLALRAIWDCWQNGAPLRFHGRFYQFDLMTPFFNPGPIAHPKIPVFIAGVNHFMCRTAGEVCDGLHVHPFHTPKYLREYVHPAVDEGLGSSGRLRQDFHYATAAFVILGETEQERARNAEAVRQQIAFYASTRTYEPVLAAHGWEGITPELHDKSLQGDWKGMAALITDEMLSTIAVTGTWDTIGSQLRERYAGLLDRVALYTPYDVPLDESRLSRLAQQLNE; encoded by the coding sequence ATGAAACTCGACATCGGCTTGCGCGACTACGACCTTGGCACCGTTGCCGCCTACGCGCGTCAGGTCGAATCCGCCGGCTGTGATTGCCTCTGGACCTCCGAAACCCAGCACGACCCCTTCCTCCCGCTCGCCGCCGCCGCCGCCGCCACGTCGAAAATCAAGCTCGGCACGTCCATTGCCGTCGCCTTCCCGCGCAGCCCGATGGTCCTCGCCTACACCGCCTGGGACCTGCAGAAAGCCTCCGCCGGGCGCTTCATCCTCGGTCTCGGCTCGCAGGTGAGGGCGCACAACCAGCGCCGCTTCTCGGTAAAATTCGAAGCCCCCGGCCCCAAGCTGCGCGAGGTGGTCCTCGCTCTGCGCGCCATCTGGGACTGCTGGCAGAATGGCGCGCCGCTCAGGTTCCACGGCCGGTTTTATCAGTTCGACCTGATGACGCCCTTCTTCAATCCCGGACCCATCGCGCACCCGAAAATTCCGGTCTTCATCGCCGGCGTCAACCACTTCATGTGCCGCACAGCAGGCGAGGTCTGCGACGGCCTGCACGTCCACCCCTTCCACACCCCGAAGTACCTGCGCGAATACGTTCACCCCGCCGTGGACGAAGGCCTGGGCTCCTCCGGCCGCTTGCGCCAGGACTTCCACTACGCCACCGCCGCCTTTGTCATCCTTGGTGAGACCGAGCAGGAGCGCGCTCGCAACGCCGAAGCCGTCCGCCAGCAGATCGCCTTCTACGCCTCCACCCGCACTTACGAGCCCGTGCTCGCCGCCCACGGCTGGGAGGGAATCACGCCCGAGCTCCATGACAAATCCCTGCAAGGAGACTGGAAAGGCATGGCCGCACTCATCACCGACGAAATGCTCTCCACCATCGCCGTCACCGGAACTTGGGACACCATCGGCTCCCAGCTCCGCGAGCGTTACGCCGGCCTGCTCGATCGAGTCGCGCTCTACACACCGTACGACGTTCCACTTGACGAATCCCGGCTCTCCCGCCTGGCGCAGCAGTTGAACGAATAA
- a CDS encoding RNA-binding protein, with protein MKNIYVGNLDFRTTEEELRQLFEGFGTVERVNMIRDRDTGQPRGFAFVEMTNDAEAEKAIAGTNGANLGGRNLNVSEARPKPERSGGGGGGGGRGGRGGRGGGGGGGYGRGY; from the coding sequence ATGAAGAACATATATGTGGGCAACCTGGACTTCAGGACTACCGAGGAGGAGCTGCGCCAGCTCTTCGAGGGCTTCGGCACGGTCGAGCGCGTCAATATGATCCGCGATCGAGATACCGGCCAGCCGCGCGGCTTCGCCTTCGTCGAGATGACCAACGACGCCGAGGCGGAAAAGGCGATTGCCGGCACCAACGGCGCCAACCTGGGCGGACGCAACTTAAACGTTAGCGAAGCCCGCCCCAAGCCCGAACGCAGCGGCGGCGGTGGTGGTGGCGGCGGCCGTGGTGGACGCGGCGGCCGCGGTGGCGGTGGTGGTGGCGGCTACGGTCGCGGCTACTAG